AAAAAGAACACGCTTCGTGCCCAGTCCGCGCTCCCGAACCGGATTCAACAAACACCGATCACGACTACCGAACAGGAGGGTGAATTGGTTTTGGAGGGCGATTGCGACGGCGGAAGCCGGGACAATCAGACCGTCGACCCCGTTGAGGGGTGTGCTGGCATCTACGTCCGGATTCCGGACGGATACATCGCCACTGGTACCGCCTGTTTGGCGGGATACGATGCCGATACGAACGACCCGATGATTCTCACGTGCTGGCACGTCGCGGACGAGAAAATCGACAAATATCTCTATCAGAACGGCCGGAAGGTCGGTGTTTTCTCGGGTATGGATACCGGGATGGACGCTGCGAAGTACCGAGCGACGGACGCGGTGGATGTTCGGGATACGCTCGAACCGAATCTCAAAGAGATAACGGGAACGTGGGACTTCAGCGGTCTCACGGATGCGGTCGCTTGGGGAGCGACCGTCGGTGGCTACTATGGTGGACGAAAGACATGCTACGCCTACAGTTCCTGCTATGACACCGAACGAAACGCCCGCGTCGATTATCAAGCCGAGTTCTCAGACCACCCCACCACTGGTGGGGACTCGGGTGGCCCGTGGGTGGATTACGATGGGAAACTCATCTGCATGCACCAAGGCTACTTCACCAACTGGGACGGGGAGCACTGCCGTGGAATGGTCGGCACCGAACTGCTCGATGCCATCGGTATGACGCTCTACTGATTGGCCAGATGTCAAAACTTAAGTACAACTTCAGCGACTAATAACCTATGCCCTCCCTTCGACGCCGCTCGTTCGTTCTGGCCCTCGCTTCGCTCACCGGATGCGTCACCGACGCACGTCAAAACTCACCACAAGACCGACCGATGGAAGACGTTCACTACACCGTTTCGACTACCGTTCGACCGAGTTCGGATTCGGAGCTGCAGTTATCAGTACGAACGCTTGATTCCGACATAACACCGACCAGTCCGGCACGGATTTCGTTCCGTCTACACAATGCCGGTAGCTCACCGACTCCGATTGAAAGTGGTGTTCCCGCCCCGTTCGGCGTCCTATACGGATACCGCGATACCGAACGAATACTGCTTTGGACCGATGCGTACGAGCGGAGTCAGTACGTGCAGGTCGAGGATGAAATGGTCGTCGGAGTAGACGAGGTCGGTCGGCAGACCACGCTCGAACCGGACGAATCGCTCGAGAGAACGTATTCCATTCCGTATGGAACTCCAAACCTCTACGAAGGTCGTCACACGGTGAACGGTACAGGTGGACGTGACCTTTCGTTCGATGGAATCAACTATCGGATAGTACTGAACATCACGCGAAAAGAGTAGTTTCGACCGCGGTTGCTCATTCAATCGACCGCGCCGATATT
The window above is part of the Haladaptatus cibarius D43 genome. Proteins encoded here:
- a CDS encoding serine protease family protein, with translation MPSNLHTEKRRTACHSFTRDVHGNPETVRIVPKERYRRLKVYEKMDIAGLLDKHPVIRGVGIEQQSKDETDLAIQLRLDGKKNTLRAQSALPNRIQQTPITTTEQEGELVLEGDCDGGSRDNQTVDPVEGCAGIYVRIPDGYIATGTACLAGYDADTNDPMILTCWHVADEKIDKYLYQNGRKVGVFSGMDTGMDAAKYRATDAVDVRDTLEPNLKEITGTWDFSGLTDAVAWGATVGGYYGGRKTCYAYSSCYDTERNARVDYQAEFSDHPTTGGDSGGPWVDYDGKLICMHQGYFTNWDGEHCRGMVGTELLDAIGMTLY